In Mycteria americana isolate JAX WOST 10 ecotype Jacksonville Zoo and Gardens chromosome 4, USCA_MyAme_1.0, whole genome shotgun sequence, the genomic stretch GCCAGCCCTTCCTAGGCATTCCAGAATAACTGTTAAATGCAATTTCAAACTTGGTAGCAATTTTGGAGCTTGAAAGAGTAATTTGACTAACTGATAATCATTACCTTAGAGCAGCAACATACTGTCTTAAATCTAGGTATCGGTTTATTGTATCAATGCCAATCTGGATATTTTAAATGTCTCAGAATAATCATCCATGCAAGTCTGAAAGTTATTTTGATCTTTGAAGTATTTGTTTAATAGTTAAGAGTGTACTAGGAGCAGAACTGGAACTTAGAATGAAAGACTTCTCCCCTTAATTTTAGGATGAGACACAGAATAAGAAACTTATATGGCAGAAAAGCAGACTTTTGAAATCTTTTGCCCTCTAGGGACTCTAGCACTCATTCTGCAAAGCACACACTTAACTTCTAACATGCACATAAGTCCTAATCAACAAAGCACTTGAGTAGAAGCTTAAAGATAAGCATACTTAAATCCCTTTGAAGCCAATTATTATTCTACAGCAATTCTTCCAGATGACAAGACAATCAATTATTTTCcccaagagattattttttttctctttcaaacacaTAGATTTAAAGAGAAAGTgagtaaaacaaaatacattaatgtATATTTTGCCACTAGAAGAAACATCCAGTTTACAGTCGTCTTCTGCTTAGGAAAAGCTCAAAACCCAATGTTATTCTACTTCTCTTTTCTGTACCTACTAGACTTGGAAGGTTTAGCAAAATCAGACAGAACTATCTGCCAAAGAGATGCATTCATTTACCTTAGACAGTGTGTAATTGATGTGTTCTGCTCCACATCAACAGAAAGGTCAAGAAAATCTTCATCTTTGCTACTAACCTGTTgcaaaaaatatacatgtaaaaCAGAGACTTAGTAAAATGCCATACATCTAAATGCTGTTTATATCTATGTGCAAATGCTAAAGATAGAGcaatttctgcagaaataaattacaCAAGAATAattcatttcaatgcttttaaatttttttctagttcagCATGACTATATTCGTTAGTAACTCTACCAATCCAgctttcatataatttaacttCTGTCTGTTCCACTTATCCAAGCCCACCAACCATGGGCCAGTGATCGCAGTCTACTGCTCATTAAAGGGGGACCATCATCCCCTATATTAGCTGTGGCTGGTGCATTACATATGTTCCCTTGTTATGCAACACAGCCTAGTTTCTTGTTTTACTGGAATTTTATTTACCCTTTGTATAATATATTACACTATATAATCACGGTTTATGCCCTACATAATTATTTCCACTATTAAGGATGCAATAAAGATATTTTCCAAATAAGCATCTGTCAAGAAATGTCGTATTTAACTGTGTTATGTTTTCTCTCCAGTGAGCATTCAAAAGGCTGGCTTTATATTTCTGGTTGACACAGCTGCGTTTCCCCATTGAATATTATTCCTGgtcaataatttttatttaaaaaattaaaagattaaaggTAAAAATGGCAAAGTTATAATATTTTGCGAAATCATTTTGATTTTGCCAATGTTTTTTCAGAcagaacaagaggagaaaaattctactaaagagtttttattttaaaaaagtaaccgcaaatattttcagagtgaCAGACCTTGATTTTTGCGTTGAAATTGATTTTTCACTTAGAGTGTTTAATCTTGAAgatgatgtaaaaaaaatcatccaaacaGATAATTGTTGTTATACTTCAACTGAGACAAAAAGACTGCAGAATTACTTACTGCACATTAATTTATTCATATTCAACAACCAATTCTGTTTATAAAATGTTGCATGAACACTCTGTATTTTGCCTCCTATGGCTGCATTTCCTTAGAATAACTAAATCAGATGATAGGACAGTGAAGTTCAAATCAAGAACTTCAGTGAGGGGTTGAACCCATTGTTCTGACGCAAGTCCCTCGTGCTCAGATCTCTGCAATTCTATGGATGTGAAAGTTATGTGCTACTTTCAGCTCATCTTTGCATTATGTCAGGGATCCTATAAACATGGTGAATGCATCCCATATCAGTCCTGAATCCAGAGGAACACCTTTAGCAGGATGAATTTTGGTATTATCAAAGATGTACAGAGGTGTAACGCGCACCCAATTAAAATGAACAGCAGTTCTTCAACCCCAAATCCTCCCTGAGACATGATTCGACCCACAGGGGACAGGAAACCACAAAACTGGCAGCAGTCAACTGCAGTATAAACATACAACTAGAAGTCGAAAGATAGAGCAACAAAGCTTCAGAGAACATTGTGTCTCTACGGCTGGAACTAGAGTTCTGTCAGACACAGTGCATATCAAGAAAGAGGTTAAATACTTGGAAAAGTCTTTGGCAAGTATAGTGTTTCATCCGAATGCCACAAAGAAGCTAGGAATTTTGTTATTGATTTCAGCACATCAAATATTTACTGAAAGGGGAAGATGAGCTAGTTGGAGCTAGAATAATACAGACCAAAACTAAAGGTAGCTGGAAAGACAGATTCAAACTGCACTCTTTGTAAGTGAGAATAAGAACTGCTGGTATCTGAATGATTCTTCATGCAGTACATATGGATACTTtagcaaaggaacatcttttaaTCCATTTTACTATCTCCCAAAGATTTCAAGGTAcaataatacaagaaaaacaaactggaaaagtATCCTGAGTAGTATGCAGTAATTCTGCATTTGCAGGAAGCTACAGGCAAGCCTTGCTACAGCAGCAATACCTAGCGctattttttccataaagttcGTTCACTTTGAATTACAAATAGGGTATTGTGCAGTTTTGCTGTTACCCAAGGACACATCCTGACTTCGGTACAGTTTGTCTGAGTAAACAATGGATATTAATTTAGAATTAGGCCACAACCATTTAAAGAAGcttgtcagttaaaaaaataattctacccTTTCACTTATCTTAGCTTGCTATTATTACTTGGGTTTTTATAATTGAAATAGattaaagaattaatttctgatcTCATCTCTCATGTTTTCACTTATACAAGCTTGTTCCAAGCTTGGTCCAACCTCTTTTTTCATGTTGACTATCATTgtatctctttttcccccctctctgaCCCAAATCCCTGGAGAAGTCATATCTTCTTGGAGTATAGAGCTATTCTTTGTGATTAGAAATATCAGAATATGTTCTTTTACACATCTGGTAGGACCTGGGTAGGGTttatctcacctaacttcagctGTCTAAAGTTAGATATTTAATCTCAGCTTGCTGTCTGAAGATACCCTCTCTGGGCACCTTCTACCATCTTAACGCACATAATCTAAAGTTGCATTTTCTTAGAGGCCTTGGTAACAGTACTAGTCTGAGTTAAAACCACATTATTCTTAGGCCAGATCAGTTTGCTGAACCAGTTCACAGCATTGCTGCACCAATTGCAACAGCTCAGTAATGTCATGGAGCCAGGACAAGCTGTATGGAGCAGAATACCTGATACTGCTAAAAACCTTCTGTTTCATGAAACAGCCTAGAGACAGATGGAGACACCTTCCTGCAGGAGCTCCTTTGCAATCTCCATCATCTACAGAAGGAGCTGAGAAAACTAGTTCATCCTTGACACCTACCTTTTACAAAGCAAAGGGTAGGTGAGGTTAATTCCAACCTTTTTGGAAAGTCAGTGTCACTGTTCTCcccaaagcagattttttttcctgcctgtgttACTCTTTCACATAGCAACCTCAcagagagaaatgttttttttaattatttcttttctctttaagtaGGAGCAAGTGATTGAAAACCACAGAAATCGATAGGAGACTTGCAATCAGGTTTCCTAACTAAAACTAATTTTTACTCATACTTCAAACATAAGAGACTTCAAACTGATGGCATCCTTTAGAAAATATTAGGGagataaaagaaaacataccGTTTGTTAATAACAAACCCTCTGTATGCCAGTCACATTCTTAGGATTGAATTAACACAAATTCATCTTAACATTTCACTTATTCATGGAATAATGATGTGAATATCTTCTCCCAAAGTTACAGTAATAAGGAAGGGTACTGATTAACTAGCAAGGATTTTAACTGTAGAGATATGTATTAGGACAGCAAGACTTGGTATAGGTTAGCCAAGTaatgcttagaaaaataaatttttagaaaagaatataCTCACTTCAAGAAGTAAAGTCTACAGGAATATCCACAATTCTCAGATGTCTGAAAAgattcatatatttatatatataaaatgcatctATCTATTAACGggcaacaaccaaaaaaaaaaaatctatcccaATGCTTACGGTTTCACAGTTCAAACATCTAGTTTCGTTAGTCAGTGTTCCCTGAAAAATCTCATGCACCCAGGTGAGTTCTTGTTTATTGTTCTCTTCAGCTTCATTCATGTTGCCATTTTTCAGTTtcccattttgcttttcctgtttcttctcctcctgcaaaATGTCTGCGATGGTGTTGAGCAGGTAATTTAAAAACTCATGTGCATCCTGCTGCATGTAGTTGTCAAAGAGATCTGTGAAGAAGAGAGTTGAGATTTCTAAAGTTGAGTATATCCTTTCCTTCAAGAAAGCAAActaaattcatttatttccaaatacaTGTACTGGCCCTTGCTCAGCAAAGTATTTAGAATCATGCCAAAGAAGAGCAGTTTTGCAGTCACGCTGGCTTTGGTGAAGTTACTTTGGGGGAAGGCTTCATCTCACCTGACTTTACCTGTCTAAAAGGTTACGCTCTTCTTTGGAGTCGGTTGTGTAAGCTCCCACTACAGTCAATGAAGAAAGCAAGAGGGTGACTCATCCTAAATTAATTCCTTAGACTGGATGCCTAACTTTAGGCAGCACTGACTCCCACCCATATATTCCAAGTCCCTCAGACACTTAGGAACATCACAGAGTTTGGACAGTAAGACACGTGGCTGGGGAAACTGAAGACATTGGATGCTGACACGTACTAGTGTACtgtgtctggctgggatggagttaccTTCCCTCATAGCAGCCCATACAGTGCTGTGCTTCGTACAGCTAGAACGGCTAGAACGGTGTTGATAACGCACCGATGCTTTGgctcttgctgagcagtgctcgcacagcatcaaggctgtctctccaacgcCCACCCCCGCCAAAGGCTGGTAGGCTGGGGgagggcaagaggctgggaggggacataactgggacagctgacccaaactgaccaaagggatattgcacGCCATGTGACTTTGTGTTCAGCAATATAAGCtaagagaaaggggggggggggcattcattattaagACGTTTGTCTTCTAAAGCACCTTCTACACATACcaaggccctacttcccagggaGTGGTTGAaaatcacctgctgatgggaggGAGAGAATAAatctcctttggttttgctttgcttccgcATGCggcctttggggttttttttattaaactgcttttatcttaACGCacaaggtttttttcatcttattttctccccctgtcctgctgaggaggggagtgagagacgggcttggtgggcacctggcagccagccaaggttaactcACCacaaatagtaataataacaccGTCTAACAAAGCTCATTATTCACACACAAGTCTGATGAGCAGAGACTTGTCCTCTTCAATAAGAAATGCttgcaggaggaggggagaataTCTCAGTGGTGATTTAGTACAGACTTCTCCAGTGAAGGTTTAACTTGCCCACCatgttgaagaaaaaagaatctgtgTTCACAAGACATGTGTATTTTTATCCCCCTGCTCCCGAAAAAGCTCACGTGGATTTCCTCAGAAAATATTGCACAGATCCTTTGGCTTTGCAGTGTCTACTCTGGACACATAAGCAGGTTAATACACACCGAGTCTGGCCCTaatttaaaaaagctgaaaacataaGATCCAGTCCCTAAAAGTGATCCCCAACAGTGTGGGGACATTTATCACTAGATGACTCAGAGCTAACTTTGTCACACTTTCAGTGAGCAGTCTGCCCATTTATATGCTGTCACCAGGAAGCAATTTCTTCCAGGTGTTTCACTCGTACTTTGTCTCTTCATTCAAAGCTCCCCTGTTTCTAAGCATACCACCCACATTGATATGAATCCAGGCCAAAATGGAGCTGTGTGGCAGGCTTGCTTATTTCAAGATGTTCCTCGTATCCCTTAGACAGAACTGCTACAAGATTAGGCATATGCCGTTGCCAACCTCATGCTCAAAAAGGGCCTGATGCTTCACAAAGTAAGACTGTGCCCACCTCTTCTAAGAACAAGAGCAGCAGTTGGTGTGTAGCCCACTGAACGCCCCCACGCACACAGAGTTACCTCTCCTCCAGGGTGTTTTGGACCAGTGGCACCTGTAGCACTCCTAGGTCACAGAGTTTCTATACTGCCAACCGCCCTCAATGTTTCTCTCTGCCATACcccacaaaaaaataattaaaaaatgacagcagagTGCCACCCTattcccagccccagctcacTGTGCAGTGCGGTCTGTCCCACCATGCTGTGAGAACATCATTAATTCATGCACCTCTGGGAACTTATGAAACCTGGCACGGTTATTTCAAGCATAATATCATGTGCACAGGTACTAAAATATTAACATCTAAACCCCAAAAAGTACTAAAAGCAATTTACAAATCTAACCTGAACATCTGATTAATATGACCACATTGCCCAATGTTTATTTATACTTTCCTGATCAATGTATGAATGTCTAAGAGGATTCCAGTTTTACACTTACCGTTCTCTTTTCGTAACCTTGATATGAACTTCTTTGGTGGAATAACTCCAACTTTCTTCTTCTGAGTAGCAATACTGTGGAAAAGATCTGCCAGGCAAGTCAagagattttccttctttttctgttgggCCTTGTATGATAATACATTTTCCCGAAACGGCCGGCAAAAGTACAATGCCTGCAGCACGGAGTTACAGTAGCAGGTGTTCCCAAACTGCcatgtaaaattaaaaacaatcttaATCCCTGTGCATCACAATAAAACTAGTTGCTTCATTCAACTTCTGGCTTCTGTGCCTCTGTCACATACCAGCCATTTTGCCATGCAGCTGCTGTAGGAATATATTTCCACACCCACCCCTGACACTTCACAGAAAAAGTGCTCTAAATTAACTAGGATACAAAGTAAAAGTTTCCACTTGCAAGAGATATATTTATTGTAGTGGATCTCATTAAGCTTGTTTCCATATATTAATATACTCTTGCTGGGCTCTATCTtactgctcagcagcagaaaaatagttttccataGAAAACTAATGTTTTCAATGGAAAGAATGACTatatctgttttatttatatGGGAATAAACAAGTGATTAAACACCCTTCTCACTCATTCTCTCCTTAGTCAGATAAAAAAGCTGCTCCTAAGAGAGTCCTCAATGCAGACTGCTGTACCTAAGCTGGTACATACTTCCATCACTTCCTCCCTCACGTTTCATAGCTAAAATAGAGTTTTCACTTTATTGAAGTGTTAAGTTCtaatccctggaaacattcataGAACAATAAACTGTTTTCTCTGGGGGCGTATGAAGCTATCTTCAAACATCTGATAGTTTTGCAACCCACTTTGCCTAAAATTGGAATGTGAGCAGcacttttcaaaaaaagacaATCCTACCTTAGAACAggactgggggaggggggaaaaaaaagaaaccaaagttgAAGTAACATCAAAACCATATAGTTCTGTATATGGTTTGCCTACTGAAAATGGTACTTACATTGACCAATCCAAAGTAGTGTTCATTGATTGGAAACTGCTCTGGGCCAATGTCTTTTTCCAGAGCAGAGGCATTGGTGCCCtataaaaaaagagggaagaaattatttagaattttaagattctaaaataaagttttgggCAGCATCAAGAcagaaattcattttttcctttcagccacAATTACCCAAGCTAACTCTGTCTAACTAACGGACAAGCGCGACAGCCACATGAgccaacaaaaatatttgctgttcgAGGTAGTGGAGCTGGCCTGACCTGGACACTGTAGTAATGGCTGAGTAGAAGTGAACAGGCCACAACAACAGTGGTTCTCCCCACACCCACCTCCCCCTTACTTTTACTGTGTATGTGAACAGCTGGATCCCATTATCCTCTTGCCTCATAAAGATACTTGTCGATCTTAAGCAAAACCCTTACAGTTATCTTGAAGAAACCAGTTCCTAGGTGTAAGGCAGATTTTCTAAGCAGTACTGAAAATCCTCTGAATCCCTTCTAATTTGTCAGCAACCTTTAACACCACTTGGGCTCCAGACTGGCACCCAGTTGTAGTAACATCACAAACATTAAAAGCAAGTGTAATATATCTGCCATTTTGTCCTATCTAAACTCAAAAGGCGCATAGGCCCAAGCACTGTTACATCTCTTAGTCACTGCCTCGGTGTGGCAAGTTATGTTCAGCTGTATCTTCACTCCAACAGCAAAGTTACTTTCACAACTACTCGTCTGTGAAGTACAACCACTAATTTTGTATGTTACCTGTAGTTTCACCATattaaaatgcctatttttaaacaagcttAGATTACCAAGCAAGCCAGATTGCTGCCAAAGTAAATGCCATCACTCCTATCCGCTCTATAAGCCTACAGATCCCTGTTGGACCTCACCAAAAATGCTGTATTTGGACAAGTATTCCCTACAGACATTTATTCAAGACCTATCAGTTAACTAATTTTTAATCTGCATGATAATTGCTTTACTGACATCATACATTTATTTCCTTGCTGAGCATGCTCTGCAGTGTGAAGCATTAATATATTATGCCTTAGAATTTCCATCACACAAGAGTGGCACAGTTGGCTGACTTTCATAAAACCATCGCAAATGACTCTGTAAACATGACAACACGTAGAACATCTGAAAATTTCTGAAATCTCCTGTGCTCCTGAGGTTTGTTCAATGTATCTTTTGCTCAGAGACTTCATCAGCTAAAATTTTCAAAGTTACTGGTAATCAAATTCAATAATTCTGGTGTTCCTTCCCCATCTTCTCCCCCAAGCCTGATTTGTGTTTCCTTACTGCACCTACCATCACCACTGCTTGCTATATTAGATTATTATATCACGTCAACTCAACAAAAGAAGATTATTTTAGTCAAGAGAATCAGTGGTGTGAAACTCAGCACAGGTGCTCTTTGAGAATTCGCAAGCCTTGAAAGTAAAACAGCTTCTTCGAGTTGGCAGCTTCCAGAAAAGCTCCAAAGATTTTGTGCTTCACATCCCCTTATCAGATCTCTTTCCagtctctccctttctctcacaTACCTGTAGCTCATTGCTCAGACCAAGTGTATGTGATTTCCTAGACACTCCCTTTGAGACTGAAGTACTTTACCTGCACAAGGCTCCATGCAAAGCTTAAGGGATACTTTTTATGTCCTCACTGGGCTCTGCTAAGCCTCAGTGAGAAACTCAGAATAAGGAACGATCTATACAGAGCAATTATTGGCTGCTTTTCAATGGAGATGACAGTGTGATAATTATGTAAGTTCCATATGAAGATTAGTTTCTTTGCTTGGAAAGTCAGCCTTGCCAAAGATGCATAGATTCAGCAAAGCATCCGACTTCCTGAGAGGGAGGAAACTGATAGACATTTGCCTATCTGATATTAACAGTGAAGCAAACAGCCACTGTTACCCTCAAAACCTTgtctgataaaagaaaaacatgactaCAGAAGATTAATGCAGCTTCTGAAGAAAACCGTCTTCATATTAATACTCATTGTACAGCATTGAGAtcaaagcaaagattttcttCGATTACACTTTTAGTGTTCAAATCAAGTTCCCTAACATAAGAATGAAATGGgtgtttttccagttttgcagGAAGTATTTtccacactgaaaaaaattgtccCTCTAGAATTCATGGAAAATAATATCTCTAAAAAGTAACCTTCTACTCTTTCATAAACTACGGATTAGTGTATGCTGTTAGACAAGTAGAATGCAAGTACTCTGCTAACTAGTTGCTCCTACATTACTCATTTGCCTTTCCTCCAGGGCCAGGGTTTCTTACTTCAGAGGATGCCAGATGATTTGACAAATCCTTTCTAGCATTTGAATTGTCTTGTAAATATTGTGAGAAAGAGCAAGAATCAGGatttagcaaacaaaattatcactgaaaaccaaacaaatccatGATGTGTACTAACTGGTCTTCATATAAAAACCATATATTGCATGGAAATTTCCAAAGTACATGCTGTTGAAACAACATATGCTTAGTACCAGCTCGTCATGGAGCTTTGCCTCTCCAAAACCAGGCCTTGGCTgttgcaaatataaaatgaagc encodes the following:
- the USP46 gene encoding ubiquitin carboxyl-terminal hydrolase 46 isoform X3 produces the protein MWCPSMPCAGDATHTIHLPWRMEPTSRGTNASALEKDIGPEQFPINEHYFGLVNFGNTCYCNSVLQALYFCRPFRENVLSYKAQQKKKENLLTCLADLFHSIATQKKKVGVIPPKKFISRLRKENDLFDNYMQQDAHEFLNYLLNTIADILQEEKKQEKQNGKLKNGNMNEAEENNKQELTWVHEIFQGTLTNETRCLNCETVSSKDEDFLDLSVDVEQNTSITHCLRDFSNTETLCSEQKYYCETCCSKQEAQKSISSGVTSLQHIWRCCQLRSDVRLGSCCCSLWKWTESGALYYYCEKSWILALV
- the USP46 gene encoding ubiquitin carboxyl-terminal hydrolase 46 isoform X2; its protein translation is MTVRNIASICNMGTNASALEKDIGPEQFPINEHYFGLVNFGNTCYCNSVLQALYFCRPFRENVLSYKAQQKKKENLLTCLADLFHSIATQKKKVGVIPPKKFISRLRKENDLFDNYMQQDAHEFLNYLLNTIADILQEEKKQEKQNGKLKNGNMNEAEENNKQELTWVHEIFQGTLTNETRCLNCETVSSKDEDFLDLSVDVEQNTSITHCLRDFSNTETLCSEQKYYCETCCSKQEAQKRMRVKKLPMILALHLKRFKYMEQLHRYTKLSYRVVFPLELRLFNTSGDAVNLDRMYDLVAVVVHCGSGPNRGHYITIVKSHGFWLLFDDDIVEKIDAQAIEEFYGLTSDISKNSESGYILFYQSRE
- the USP46 gene encoding ubiquitin carboxyl-terminal hydrolase 46 isoform X1, translating into MWCPSMPCAGDATHTIHLPWRMEPTSRGTNASALEKDIGPEQFPINEHYFGLVNFGNTCYCNSVLQALYFCRPFRENVLSYKAQQKKKENLLTCLADLFHSIATQKKKVGVIPPKKFISRLRKENDLFDNYMQQDAHEFLNYLLNTIADILQEEKKQEKQNGKLKNGNMNEAEENNKQELTWVHEIFQGTLTNETRCLNCETVSSKDEDFLDLSVDVEQNTSITHCLRDFSNTETLCSEQKYYCETCCSKQEAQKRMRVKKLPMILALHLKRFKYMEQLHRYTKLSYRVVFPLELRLFNTSGDAVNLDRMYDLVAVVVHCGSGPNRGHYITIVKSHGFWLLFDDDIVEKIDAQAIEEFYGLTSDISKNSESGYILFYQSRE